From the genome of Aquila chrysaetos chrysaetos chromosome 12, bAquChr1.4, whole genome shotgun sequence, one region includes:
- the UHMK1 gene encoding serine/threonine-protein kinase Kist, with the protein MSGCVWGAAPLLEALGRLWEVQAPLGSGSSASVYRVRCCGDPRAPPGAVKEFVPPPPRPGPARRPGARPPAADCAEYGFRKERAALEQLRGHRNIVTLYGVFTNHYSANGPSRCLLLELLDISVSELLLHSSNQGCSMWMIQHCARDVLEALAFLHHKGYVHADLKPRNILWSAEEECFKLIDFGLSFKEGNQDVKYIQTDGYRAPEAELQNCLAQAGLQSETECTSAVDLWSLGIVLLEMFSGMKLKHTVQSQEWKTNSSAIIDRIFASEGVVNSAIPAYHLRDLIKSMLHCDQGKRASAEKALCSPFFSIPFAPHIEDLVMLPTPVLRLLNVLSDASLQCEEEYEDILEDIREECQKYGPVVSLLIPKENPGKGQVFVEYANAGDSKAAQKMLTGKIFDGKFVVATFYPLSAYKRGYLYQNLL; encoded by the exons ATGTCGGGGTGCGTGTGGGGCGCGGCGCCGCTGCTGGAGGCGCTGGGCCGGCTGTGGGAGGTGCAGGCGCCGCTGGGCAGCGGCTCCTCGGCCTCCGTCTACCGGGTGCGCTGCTGCGGGGACCCGCGGGCCCCCCCCGGCGCCGTCAAGGAGTTCgtgccgcccccgccgcggcctgGCCCCGCGCGCCGCcccggcgcccgcccgcccgccgccgacTGCGCCGAGTACGGCTTCCGCAAGGAGCGCGCCGCGCTCGAGCAGCTCCGCGGGCACCGCAACATCG TGACGCTGTACGGCGTGTTCACCAACCACTACTCTGCGAATGGCCCATCTCGCtgtctgctgctggagctgctggacaTCAGCGTGTccgagctgctgctgcactccAGCAACCAGGGCTGCTCCATGTGGATGATCCAGCACTGCGCCCGAGATGTTCTCGAAGCCCTGGCTTTCCTGCACCACAAAGGCTACGTGCACGCAGACCTCAAGCCGCGCAACATCCTGTGGAGCGCAGAGGAGGAGTGCTTTAAGCTCATTGACTTTGGACTTAGCTTCAAAGAGGGGAATCAG GATGTGAAATATATTCAAACAGACGGGTATCGGGCTCCAGAGGCAGAACTGCAGAACTgcctggcacaggcagggctCCAGAGTGAGACGGAGTGTACCTCtgctgtggatctgtggagTCTGGGAATTGTTTTACTGGAAATGTTCTCAGGAATGAAACTGAAACATACAGTCCAATCTCAGGAATGGAAG acaAACAGTTCTGCCATCATTGATCGCATATTTGCCAGTGAAGGGGTGGTCAATTCAGCCATTCCAGCTTATCACCTCAGAGACCTTATCAAAAG CATGCTTCATTGTGACCAAGGAAAGCGAGCCTCTGCTGAGAAGGCTTTATGCAGCCCATTCTTCAGCATTCCCTTTG CTCCCCATATCGAAGATTTGGTGATGCTCCCCACGCCTGTGCTGAGGCTGCTAAATGTTCTAAGCGATGCTTCTCTGCAGTGCGAAGAAGAATATGAAG atATCCTGGAAGACATAAGGGAGGAGTGTCAGAAATATGGACCGGTGGTTTCCTTGCTTATTCCAAAGGAGAATCCTGGTAAAGGCCAA GTCTTTGTTGAATATGCAAATGCTGGTGATTCCAAAGCTGCCCAAAAAATGCTGACTGGAAAGATTTTTGATGGCAAGTTTGTTGTGGCTACGTTTTACCCACTGAGTGCCTATAAGAGAGGATATCTGTACCAAAACTTGCTGTAG